One genomic segment of Odocoileus virginianus isolate 20LAN1187 ecotype Illinois chromosome X, Ovbor_1.2, whole genome shotgun sequence includes these proteins:
- the PPP1R2C gene encoding protein phosphatase inhibitor 2 family member C, whose amino-acid sequence MSASRRPIKGILKNKGSTTSSVAGSAQQSGGPLQVARRKKSQKWDESNILATYHQEYRDNDFMRMNEPSTSQFGLQDYGEETEEDETTTIDNLAKRLSSIYTFDSNYPVREPELDGAHSSNIYPDRQEKRRLFELKRKLHCSEGKNIKFARLLISRDDLHDYEDDKYEKSSLVTSHGKTTTQEEAEQGTTSDKGLQTKTCCYDNYDDEDDDDE is encoded by the coding sequence ATGTCAGCCTCTCGCCGGCCCATCAAGGGTATCCTGAAAAACAAAGGTTCCACCACTTCCTCAGTCGCAGGCTCGGCCCAGCAGTCTGGTGGACCACTCCAGGTGGCCCGTAGAAAGAAGTCTCAGAAGTGGGACGAGTCGAACATCTTGGCGACCTACCATCAAGAGTACAGAGACAACGATTTCATGAGGATGAATGAGCCCAGCACTTCCCAGTTCGGTCTGCAGGACTACGgggaagaaactgaagaggaTGAAACCACGACCATCGACAACTTAGCCAAGAGATTATCCTCTATCTATACCTTCGATTCCAACTATCCAGTGCGGGAGCCAGAATTGGATGGAGCGCACAGCAGCAATATCTACCCTGACAGGCAAGAGAAACGTCGGCTGTTCGAACTGAAGAGGAAACTTCACTGCAGCGAAGGAAAGAACATCAAATTCGCCCGACTATTGATTTCCAGAGATGATCTGCATGACTACGAGgatgataaatatgaaaaaagttcGCTTGTCACCAGCCACGGCAAGACTACCACCCAGGAAGAAGCCGAGCAAGGCACCACCAGCGACAAAGGCCTGCAGACAAAGACCTGCTGCTACGACAATTATGATGATGAAGACGACGACGACGAGTAG